A portion of the Bacillus sp. es.034 genome contains these proteins:
- a CDS encoding DUF3221 domain-containing protein, translated as MKKCLTVMILCSCILFTGCGPSASVNSQGSTDFIGFVTQLENNQVLINDVWFSFDQQTVMLTDQDKKLHKEDIGMGKKVNVTFDGKMQESYPRRASADRMVFLTDKESKIEETVVKLVMSDPRFSQVVIESIEKNPTGLYSLRFKDLSLDRDVHVMVNVENERVIVPIHTSTK; from the coding sequence ATGAAGAAATGTTTGACTGTTATGATACTTTGTTCCTGTATACTGTTCACCGGATGTGGGCCATCAGCATCTGTCAATTCTCAGGGCAGCACAGATTTCATAGGCTTTGTCACCCAATTGGAAAACAATCAGGTGCTGATCAATGATGTTTGGTTTTCTTTCGATCAACAAACGGTCATGTTGACAGATCAAGATAAAAAGCTTCATAAAGAAGATATAGGGATGGGCAAAAAAGTGAATGTGACCTTTGATGGGAAGATGCAGGAATCCTATCCCAGGAGAGCTTCGGCGGATCGAATGGTATTTCTGACGGACAAAGAAAGCAAGATCGAAGAGACTGTCGTGAAATTAGTCATGAGCGATCCCCGGTTTTCACAGGTAGTCATCGAATCCATTGAAAAAAATCCCACCGGCCTTTATTCGTTACGATTCAAAGACCTTTCCCTCGACCGTGATGTCCATGTGATGGTGAATGTCGAGAATGAAAGAGTCATTGTCCCGATTCATACTTCTACCAAATAA
- a CDS encoding GRP family sugar transporter translates to MGILLALIPAVAWGSLVFVSVKLGGNAYSQTVGITVGALLFAIGVFFIKSPELTLFVWGIGFISGVFWAVGQVNQLASVKFIGVSKTVPISTGMQLIGTTLFGVLVFKEWKTTETILLGSGAVLALIIGVVLTSFTQKSEGDEGSQLKKGLLTLLLSSFGYIAYVVILRWFDIDGWQAILPQAIGMFIGAVVITFRHKPFNKYTVRNILTGLMWASGNLGLLLALPRIGVATSFSLSQTGIVISTLGGLFFLGEKKSKKQILLVIAGCVLIIIGGVLLGFTKD, encoded by the coding sequence ATAGGGATTCTTTTAGCCCTGATCCCCGCGGTCGCGTGGGGAAGTCTTGTGTTTGTAAGTGTAAAACTTGGAGGGAATGCCTACAGTCAAACGGTTGGGATCACGGTTGGTGCACTGTTGTTTGCGATTGGCGTCTTCTTCATCAAGTCCCCTGAGTTAACGTTATTTGTCTGGGGCATCGGATTTATTTCCGGCGTCTTTTGGGCTGTCGGGCAAGTGAACCAGCTGGCCAGTGTAAAATTCATCGGCGTTTCGAAAACCGTCCCGATTTCAACGGGAATGCAGCTGATTGGAACGACGCTCTTTGGTGTTCTGGTATTTAAAGAATGGAAAACGACTGAAACGATCCTCCTTGGAAGCGGGGCCGTTCTGGCCCTTATCATCGGTGTCGTCCTCACCTCATTCACACAGAAGTCCGAAGGGGATGAAGGCTCTCAATTGAAAAAGGGTCTGTTGACGCTGCTCCTTTCAAGTTTTGGATACATAGCCTATGTCGTCATATTAAGATGGTTTGATATTGACGGATGGCAAGCGATTTTACCACAGGCAATCGGTATGTTCATCGGAGCCGTTGTCATCACATTCAGGCATAAGCCATTTAACAAATATACAGTTCGAAATATCTTAACCGGACTTATGTGGGCATCCGGGAATCTAGGATTGCTCCTTGCCCTGCCCCGGATCGGTGTGGCGACAAGCTTCTCCCTGTCCCAAACGGGAATCGTCATTTCCACTCTCGGTGGTTTGTTCTTCTTAGGGGAAAAAAAATCGAAAAAGCAGATCCTCCTCGTCATTGCAGGGTGTGTCCTGATCATCATCGGCGGGGTTCTATTGGGCTTTACGAAAGATTAA
- a CDS encoding SDR family oxidoreductase, translating into MNSRIKGKTIIITGASGGIGEQMAIKVAENGGNLALIARRVHLLQALKEKLTTTFNCKVEVYPLNVTDYDQIPRVFTAIRKDFGSIHALINNAGYGIFQEAHVTSFQDVKGMMDVNVLGLMACTGEVLPYMREQGFGHIINIASQAGKFATPKSSAYSASKHAVLGYTNSVRMEAKRYGVKVTAVNPGPIATDFFSIADETGTYVKNVEKFMLDPESVAETVVDSLFTNKREINLPRWMNIGSKFYQLFPSFVEKVGNNLFFKK; encoded by the coding sequence ATGAACAGTAGAATCAAAGGAAAAACGATAATCATTACCGGTGCTTCGGGAGGAATCGGGGAGCAAATGGCCATTAAGGTTGCGGAAAATGGCGGGAACCTTGCATTGATTGCACGCCGTGTCCATCTGCTCCAGGCATTGAAGGAAAAGCTGACAACGACATTCAACTGCAAGGTGGAAGTCTATCCTTTAAACGTCACGGATTATGATCAAATCCCCCGTGTTTTCACTGCCATCCGGAAAGACTTCGGATCCATCCATGCCCTGATAAATAACGCAGGATATGGAATCTTCCAGGAAGCACACGTTACCTCCTTTCAAGATGTAAAAGGGATGATGGATGTGAATGTTCTTGGACTGATGGCATGTACAGGGGAAGTCCTTCCTTATATGCGCGAACAGGGATTTGGTCACATCATCAATATCGCTTCTCAGGCAGGGAAGTTTGCCACTCCGAAATCAAGTGCCTATTCCGCTTCCAAGCATGCTGTCCTCGGATATACGAACAGTGTAAGGATGGAAGCAAAACGATACGGGGTGAAGGTGACGGCGGTGAACCCTGGACCAATTGCCACAGACTTCTTCTCCATTGCCGATGAAACCGGCACATATGTGAAGAATGTGGAGAAGTTCATGCTGGACCCTGAATCCGTCGCGGAAACAGTGGTGGATTCACTTTTTACCAATAAAAGAGAAATCAACCTGCCCCGATGGATGAATATAGGAAGCAAGTTCTATCAATTATTCCCATCTTTTGTAGAAAAAGTAGGAAATAACCTTTTTTTCAAAAAATAG